Part of the Methylomonas sp. AM2-LC genome, CGTTCGACCAACTGTTGAGCAATAACAACGTGGTAATGGTTAGTCATCAAACAATAAGCATGGCATATCCAGTTGAATCGCTCGCAAACATGACCAAATATTTCCAGCCAACATAATCTATCGTCATCGTCTAAAAAAATATCATGGCGAGCATTTCCTCGCGAAGTGACAGGATACAAACCGCCCGCTAATTCAATTCTTAAAGGTCTTGCTATATTGTTTAACCTTTCATATATATATTTATGTTATTCATTCTGTATATGCTGTACATTTATTTTAACATAAAAATGCGTCATTGAAAGACCTGACCGTACGCAGTAACAACTGCAAATCTAGCGGGTTAAAGTCCCGACCGTGGAATTGTCCGTACGCCACGGTAGCATGAGAAAGCGGCGTTGTGGCGACACGGGGTCGTAAGTTTTCAAATAGCAAAAGTGCAGGCCGAAACGAAAGTGAACCTATAAGTAGCCTCGTAAACGTAATCGAAGAAGCCGACCCTGTGGTCAGAAGGGGAAGGTCGTCGTACGAACACTTAAATAACGGAAATGGTGTTTGTGTTCTTCCGGGGTAGCAGGGTTGGCATGTACTAGAAGATTTGTAGTCCAGTGCTGGAGACCTGTATTGAGGGATGGGGAGGCCATCGATCATTGGATATAAGGAAACGAAATTTCAATGGCTGAATACAGGAGTCGGAGGGGCTCATAGTACCGTTTGAAGCCAAAGGACAACATAACCTTGGCTGAGGGAAGGGGCTCTACTTTGTTCACGCAACCCAAGAATGGAGGATGAGGAGATTGCCATGTTGCTAGTCACTCCTACGAAAATCAGGACATTACAGAGGAAGCTATATACCAAGGCCAAGCAAGAACCAGCCTATCGTTTTTACGCGCTTTACGACAAGATATACCGGGAAGATGTCCTCTATCACGCCTGGTGTCTGGTTAGAGCTAATAAGGGAAGTCCCGGCGTTGACGGGATAAGCTTTGAAGCCATAGAGCATGTAATTGGGTTAGATAAGTTTTTGTTGGAACTTGTCCATGATCTGAAAGAAAAGACCTACCGAGCCCAGCCAGTCCGGCGCGTTATGATTCCTAAAGCGGATGGTAGTTTAAGACCGCTGGGGATTCCGACGATACGTGACCGGGTGGCGCAAATGGCGGTTAAACTTGTCATTGAGCCCATATTCGAAGCAGACTTCTGTCCGAATTCGTATGGATTCAGACCAAAGAAATCGGCGCATGATGCGGTGGATGACATTGCCAATGCGCTATGGGCGGGTTATACACAAGTCATAGATGCTGATTTGACGAAATATTTCGACAGCATACCGCATGCAAAGCTGATGGCAGTGGTTGCAGAACGCATTGTTGATGGTGAGATTCTCGCACTGATCAAGCAATGGCTGAAAGCCCCCGTGATTGGTAATGATGAAAACGGTAAGAGGAAGGTGTTGGGTGGTGGAAAAGCCAATCGTAAAGGAACGCCGCAAGGTGGTGTAATCTCCCCGCTATTGGCAAACTGCTACCTACATATTCTTGACCGGATATGGCAACGACATCAGCTCAAAGGCAAATTAAAAGCGCAGTTGGTGAGATATGCCGATGACTTTGTTGTGTTGTGTAGAAAGGATGTTGAAACACCCATGTTGGTTGTAAAGCAAGTGCTGGAAAGATTAGGTCTTACCCTGAACGAATCCAAAACGCACATTGTTGACGCTACCCAATCAAGCTTCAATTTCTTGGGATTTTCAATCAGAATGAGCCAAGGAAGGCGAACAGGCAAGCCATACCCGCATGTCTGCCCATCAGCTAAATCTGCGAAGAAGATCAAGGACAAGCTGACACAGATGACGGGGCGAAATCAAACCACCCTGCCACTAGAAATTATGATCAGAAATATTAATCTAAGCCTCAGAGGTTGGACAAACTATTTCCATTATCAAAACTCTAGTCAGGTATTTGAGAAAGTTAAGGTACACGCAGAGCAACGCCTGCGTAAACACTTGATGAAACGCCATAAGATAAAAGATCGAAAGATTGGCGAAGGTCGATTTCCTAGCGTAGATTTATACAAACGCTATGGTTTATTTAAGGTTCCAGGGAAAGCTGGCTGGCGATCAGTGCATGCCTGAGTACGAAGAGCATCGGAAAGCCGTGTGCGGGAAAACTGCAAGCACGGTTTGATGAGGAGGGGTAGGCGCAAGCCTGCTCCTTACTCTACCCGTTGTGACCCCGTTGTGTGTGTTAGTGTGTGTTAGCAACTCCGTCCTTAAATAACATCATAACCGCAAAGTTTCTCAAACTCATTTAACGGTATAGGTTTACTGAGTAAATAGCCCTGATAGCTGGGGCAATGGTGAATAGTCAGAAACTGTCTTTGTTCCTCTGTTTCAACGCCTTCGGCAATCACATTTAAACCTAAACTTC contains:
- the ltrA gene encoding group II intron reverse transcriptase/maturase, whose protein sequence is MLLVTPTKIRTLQRKLYTKAKQEPAYRFYALYDKIYREDVLYHAWCLVRANKGSPGVDGISFEAIEHVIGLDKFLLELVHDLKEKTYRAQPVRRVMIPKADGSLRPLGIPTIRDRVAQMAVKLVIEPIFEADFCPNSYGFRPKKSAHDAVDDIANALWAGYTQVIDADLTKYFDSIPHAKLMAVVAERIVDGEILALIKQWLKAPVIGNDENGKRKVLGGGKANRKGTPQGGVISPLLANCYLHILDRIWQRHQLKGKLKAQLVRYADDFVVLCRKDVETPMLVVKQVLERLGLTLNESKTHIVDATQSSFNFLGFSIRMSQGRRTGKPYPHVCPSAKSAKKIKDKLTQMTGRNQTTLPLEIMIRNINLSLRGWTNYFHYQNSSQVFEKVKVHAEQRLRKHLMKRHKIKDRKIGEGRFPSVDLYKRYGLFKVPGKAGWRSVHA